The following proteins are encoded in a genomic region of Natrinema sp. DC36:
- a CDS encoding recombinase RecA gives MYDLADVLPDAELDPGTNVLVAGPPLTGKRRIAFDILASGANRGDGSIIVTTKDSADKVLESFDDRIDEGIEPDIGVVDCVTKQRGIGTIDDDPRIKYASSPVDMTGIGIKLSEFLQEFYETRGVTENRVLLHSVSTLLMYSDLQTVFRFLHVFTGRIQSADALGVYVIDSTAHDDQTMNTLKQLFDAVIELEEGADGEEPPIRTAGFST, from the coding sequence ATGTATGACCTCGCAGATGTCCTGCCGGACGCCGAACTCGATCCGGGGACGAACGTACTCGTCGCGGGCCCGCCACTGACGGGGAAACGACGGATCGCCTTCGATATCCTCGCGAGCGGCGCGAACCGCGGTGATGGCTCGATCATCGTCACCACGAAGGATAGCGCCGACAAGGTCCTCGAGAGCTTCGACGACCGTATCGACGAAGGCATCGAACCTGACATCGGTGTCGTCGACTGCGTAACGAAGCAACGTGGCATCGGGACCATCGACGACGATCCGCGGATCAAATACGCCTCCTCGCCAGTTGATATGACCGGCATCGGGATCAAACTCTCCGAGTTCCTCCAGGAGTTCTACGAGACGCGAGGGGTCACCGAGAACCGCGTCCTGTTGCACTCCGTCTCGACGCTACTGATGTACTCCGATCTGCAGACCGTCTTCCGGTTCCTCCACGTCTTCACGGGTCGAATCCAGAGCGCCGACGCACTGGGCGTTTACGTCATCGACTCGACGGCTCACGACGACCAGACGATGAACACGCTCAAACAGCTGTTCGATGCCGTCATCGAACTCGAGGAAGGGGCCGATGGCGAGGAGCCCCCGATTCGGACGGCCGGGTTTTCGACGTAA
- a CDS encoding CoA-binding protein, with the protein MPVESADELEAILGYDTIAVVGCSSTPGKAAHDVPKYLLEHGYNVLPVNPYADEIFGREVDDSLADVEEEIDVVCIFRPSDEVSEIVDAALERDDVRVIWTQQGIRDDEAAARAETDGRTVVQDRCMKVQHRRLVA; encoded by the coding sequence ATGCCAGTCGAATCCGCGGACGAACTCGAGGCGATTCTCGGATACGACACGATCGCCGTCGTCGGCTGCTCGAGCACGCCCGGGAAGGCAGCCCACGACGTGCCGAAGTACCTGCTCGAGCACGGCTACAACGTGCTCCCGGTCAACCCCTACGCGGACGAAATATTCGGCCGCGAGGTGGATGACTCCCTCGCGGACGTCGAGGAGGAGATCGACGTCGTCTGTATCTTCCGCCCGAGTGACGAGGTGAGCGAGATCGTCGACGCGGCGCTCGAGCGCGACGACGTGCGCGTCATCTGGACCCAGCAGGGCATTCGCGACGACGAGGCGGCGGCCCGCGCGGAGACCGACGGTCGAACCGTCGTCCAGGATCGGTGTATGAAGGTCCAGCACCGGCGTCTGGTCGCTTGA
- a CDS encoding class 1 isoprenoid biosynthesis enzyme encodes MSRLSDFLQSEADLPPALRPKVDAYADQGGLLGAFTYFFASLETDDEELAATLASIPTDLFVTSALHDDAIDEADTWCADRKQRLNEHVSVGDLAFTNVAAAVAETPADVNLRSALETVREIGSGQLAEEAFDATTATVDDAIARIEERGGIWGDLAVEIIAALGCYSDAQLEHLRTIATNGLFVLTVIDDLADLPEDVENGVATLPLVCFDGNPDEYRSTEALIEAVLASDVPDRLEELVAQRRAAIDAAASELYASLDRSNEALLAAAARALTWYCESVCSVPVAETVSAEQRRAIRDRLTGDERSTRRYVAERVEKYRYPVAVDTDEIGSTVTELPDEPVVQTAIRLRHLESIVDGVMYTTLDDALTELRAESASVS; translated from the coding sequence ATGAGCCGGCTGTCGGACTTCCTCCAGTCCGAAGCGGACCTGCCACCCGCCCTTCGGCCGAAAGTCGACGCCTACGCCGACCAGGGCGGCCTGTTAGGTGCGTTCACGTACTTTTTCGCGTCGCTCGAGACCGACGACGAGGAACTCGCCGCGACGCTCGCGTCGATCCCGACCGATCTCTTCGTCACGAGCGCGCTCCACGACGACGCGATCGACGAGGCGGATACGTGGTGCGCGGATCGCAAGCAGCGCCTGAACGAACACGTCTCGGTCGGCGATCTCGCCTTCACGAACGTCGCCGCCGCCGTCGCCGAGACGCCGGCCGACGTCAACCTGCGCTCGGCGCTCGAGACCGTCCGCGAAATCGGGTCGGGCCAGCTCGCGGAGGAAGCGTTCGACGCGACGACGGCGACCGTCGACGATGCGATCGCTCGCATCGAGGAGCGCGGCGGCATCTGGGGCGACCTCGCGGTCGAGATCATCGCGGCTCTCGGCTGCTATTCCGACGCGCAACTCGAGCACCTGCGGACGATCGCGACGAACGGCCTGTTCGTGTTGACCGTCATCGACGACCTCGCGGACCTGCCCGAAGACGTCGAGAACGGCGTCGCGACGCTGCCGCTCGTCTGCTTCGACGGGAATCCCGACGAGTACCGCTCGACCGAGGCGCTGATCGAGGCCGTCCTCGCGTCCGACGTTCCGGACCGACTCGAGGAACTCGTGGCCCAGCGCCGGGCCGCGATCGACGCCGCCGCGTCCGAACTCTACGCGTCGCTCGACCGGTCGAACGAAGCGCTGCTCGCGGCCGCCGCTCGAGCGCTGACGTGGTACTGCGAGTCGGTCTGTTCGGTTCCGGTCGCCGAGACCGTCTCGGCGGAGCAGCGACGAGCGATCCGCGACCGGCTAACGGGCGACGAGCGCTCGACGCGTCGGTACGTTGCCGAGCGCGTCGAAAAATACCGGTACCCGGTTGCCGTCGATACTGACGAAATCGGTTCGACCGTCACCGAACTCCCCGACGAACCGGTCGTTCAAACGGCGATCCGACTACGACACCTCGAGTCGATCGTCGACGGCGTGATGTACACGACCCTCGACGACGCGCTGACCGAGCTTCGGGCGGAATCGGCGTCGGTTTCGTGA
- a CDS encoding PLP-dependent cysteine synthase family protein, with protein MTTHEEPADSVLETIGRTPLVRLQDGPADVPIYAKLETFNPGASIKDRIGKYMLERMLERGDVAPGGTIIEPTAGNTGIGLAIAAEQLGLESIFVVPERFSVEKQQLMAALGAEVINTPTDDGMDGAIARAHELAAELEDAAVPQQFSNPLNTEAHYETTAPEIFEALDGQVGAVVAGCGTAGTLMGIARYALEQEPETHIVAVEPEGSVYGELLGDDRAEAEYKTEGIGTHDTATNELFEPELVDAVDAVSDRAAHAELERLAREEGHLVASSAGAASVASKRVAERIDDGDLEVPHETVVTIFPDSSERYLSKGIYRSFEEWTS; from the coding sequence ATGACGACCCACGAGGAGCCGGCGGACTCGGTCCTCGAGACGATCGGTCGAACGCCGCTCGTCCGGCTGCAGGACGGTCCCGCGGACGTCCCCATCTACGCGAAACTCGAGACGTTCAACCCCGGGGCCAGCATCAAAGACCGGATCGGGAAGTACATGCTCGAGCGAATGCTCGAGCGCGGCGACGTGGCACCCGGCGGAACGATTATCGAGCCGACGGCCGGCAACACGGGGATCGGGCTGGCGATCGCGGCCGAGCAACTGGGCCTGGAGTCGATTTTCGTCGTCCCCGAGCGGTTCAGCGTTGAGAAACAGCAGTTGATGGCGGCGCTGGGGGCGGAGGTCATCAACACGCCCACGGACGACGGCATGGACGGTGCTATCGCTCGCGCTCACGAACTCGCCGCGGAACTCGAGGACGCCGCCGTCCCCCAGCAGTTCTCGAACCCCCTGAACACCGAGGCCCACTACGAGACGACTGCTCCGGAAATTTTCGAGGCACTTGACGGCCAGGTCGGCGCGGTCGTCGCCGGCTGTGGCACCGCCGGCACGCTCATGGGAATCGCCCGCTACGCGCTCGAGCAGGAGCCGGAAACCCACATCGTCGCCGTCGAGCCCGAGGGATCGGTGTACGGCGAACTCCTCGGCGACGACCGCGCGGAAGCCGAGTACAAGACCGAGGGCATCGGCACCCACGACACCGCGACCAACGAACTATTCGAGCCCGAACTGGTCGACGCGGTCGACGCCGTCTCGGACCGAGCGGCCCACGCGGAACTCGAACGGCTCGCCCGCGAGGAGGGGCATCTGGTCGCCTCGAGTGCGGGCGCCGCGAGCGTGGCGTCGAAACGGGTCGCCGAACGGATCGACGACGGCGACCTCGAGGTCCCCCACGAGACGGTCGTGACGATCTTCCCCGACTCGAGCGAGCGCTACCTCTCGAAGGGGATCTACCGCTCGTTCGAGGAGTGGACGTCGTAG
- a CDS encoding DUF5798 family protein, with protein MGLGSTAKKIQGISDRAEAMYKQVQKLQQRITGLEEEMDETHDTVTRMDHQLTEQRALLLAIAEEQGLDGEEILAEAAIDEAELEDEAADSATDGDATAEATAGDTTAE; from the coding sequence ATGGGACTCGGCAGCACCGCAAAGAAGATTCAGGGCATCTCGGACCGAGCGGAAGCAATGTACAAGCAGGTACAGAAACTCCAGCAGCGCATTACGGGGCTGGAAGAGGAGATGGACGAAACCCACGACACGGTCACGCGCATGGACCACCAGCTCACCGAACAGCGCGCGCTCTTGCTCGCCATCGCCGAGGAACAGGGGCTCGACGGCGAGGAAATCCTGGCGGAGGCGGCGATCGACGAAGCCGAACTCGAGGACGAGGCCGCCGATTCGGCGACCGATGGGGATGCGACGGCCGAGGCGACCGCGGGCGACACGACCGCCGAATAA
- a CDS encoding DUF2092 domain-containing protein, with amino-acid sequence MTTRRFAAVLGIIVVGVLLSGCIAFDAPSSGPDNPDGPDDSDGPDPEAVFEGAFVHADDLEDVQGNRTSEVTNGSVTVTELVRVQERPYIDERTEVLDASDPAAKGNVYVSNASKNWFYFPDSQVAQYFKPDEPFDNERVRSDRAKMADQQLEKYDLEYQGTEQIAGRDAHVLDVEAKNETVEKGISAIIGDTKFVYALETSDPKDELQAVEQTLWIDTEYDYPLKERVVFEQPNGERIVMTEQFESVSFNTGLDDETFTFEPPENATVQDIS; translated from the coding sequence ATGACGACTCGTCGATTCGCAGCTGTTCTCGGAATCATTGTCGTGGGCGTTCTCCTCAGTGGCTGCATCGCTTTCGACGCTCCCTCGAGCGGTCCCGACAATCCCGACGGTCCCGACGATTCCGACGGCCCCGATCCAGAAGCGGTGTTCGAGGGCGCGTTCGTCCACGCCGACGATCTCGAGGACGTGCAGGGGAATCGGACGAGCGAAGTAACCAACGGCTCCGTGACGGTCACGGAACTCGTTCGTGTTCAGGAGCGACCGTACATCGACGAACGAACCGAAGTACTCGACGCATCGGATCCCGCTGCGAAAGGGAACGTCTACGTCTCGAACGCGTCGAAGAACTGGTTCTATTTCCCCGACTCACAGGTGGCGCAGTACTTCAAGCCGGACGAGCCGTTCGACAATGAACGGGTTCGATCGGATCGGGCCAAGATGGCCGACCAGCAACTCGAGAAGTACGATCTCGAGTATCAGGGCACGGAACAGATCGCAGGGCGGGACGCACACGTTCTCGACGTCGAAGCGAAAAACGAGACCGTCGAAAAAGGAATTTCGGCGATCATTGGCGACACCAAGTTCGTCTACGCCCTCGAGACGAGCGACCCGAAAGACGAACTGCAGGCCGTCGAACAGACGCTGTGGATCGACACGGAGTACGACTACCCGCTCAAGGAGCGAGTCGTGTTCGAACAACCGAACGGCGAGCGCATCGTCATGACCGAACAGTTCGAGTCGGTTTCGTTCAACACCGGTCTCGACGACGAGACGTTCACGTTCGAGCCGCCGGAAAACGCGACCGTTCAGGACATCTCGTAG
- a CDS encoding mechanosensitive ion channel family protein, translating to MSGSPAKLLQNGTGDLGVIGNALEDAWLTPTQAGMAEGAIRFVVALAVIWVIGRLLFVPLVKRALDRRELDEHAQNPLLLLTRFGIGFLAFAVAFGFAGFGNFLVSMAGIAAAGALAVGLAMQNVISNFVAGVFIYTDKPFRIGDWIEWEDGTYSGVVEDISLRVTRVRTFDNELLTVPNSALTEGVLKNPVEADKLRLKFVFGIGYDDDIEQATEVIVDEAERHPDIMDTPEPSVRLTELGDSDVGLQSRIWISNPSRADFVRTRGEYVTAVKRRFDEEGIDIPYPVRTLEGGLDLESDKSVVQPAE from the coding sequence ATGAGCGGTAGTCCCGCGAAGCTGCTACAGAACGGGACTGGAGATCTCGGCGTGATCGGAAACGCGCTCGAGGACGCGTGGCTCACTCCGACGCAGGCCGGGATGGCCGAGGGAGCGATTCGATTCGTCGTCGCGCTCGCAGTGATCTGGGTGATCGGTCGGTTACTGTTCGTCCCGCTGGTTAAACGAGCCCTCGACAGGCGCGAACTGGACGAACACGCCCAGAACCCGTTGTTATTGCTCACCCGATTCGGAATCGGCTTCCTCGCGTTCGCCGTCGCCTTCGGCTTCGCTGGCTTCGGCAACTTCCTCGTCTCGATGGCCGGTATCGCGGCGGCCGGCGCGCTCGCCGTCGGGCTCGCGATGCAGAACGTCATCTCGAACTTCGTGGCCGGCGTGTTCATCTACACGGACAAACCGTTCCGCATCGGCGACTGGATCGAGTGGGAGGACGGCACCTACTCGGGCGTCGTCGAGGACATCAGCCTCCGCGTCACCCGCGTGCGAACGTTCGACAACGAACTGCTCACGGTTCCCAATTCGGCGCTCACTGAGGGAGTCCTCAAGAACCCCGTCGAGGCCGATAAACTCCGGCTGAAGTTCGTCTTCGGCATCGGCTACGACGACGACATCGAGCAGGCGACCGAGGTCATCGTCGACGAGGCCGAACGCCACCCCGACATCATGGACACCCCCGAACCGTCCGTTCGCCTGACTGAACTGGGCGACTCCGACGTCGGCCTCCAGTCGCGGATCTGGATCTCGAACCCGTCTCGTGCCGACTTCGTTCGAACCCGGGGGGAGTACGTCACCGCGGTCAAACGTCGCTTCGACGAGGAGGGGATCGACATTCCCTACCCCGTCCGCACGCTCGAGGGCGGACTCGACCTCGAGAGTGACAAGAGCGTCGTGCAACCAGCAGAGTAG
- a CDS encoding YhbY family RNA-binding protein, whose translation MDQQELKRRAHDLDVTVWVGKSGIDAVVDELDDQLTDRDLVKVKFLRAARAGSSTEEKAADLAEHVHADLIDTRGHTAVLHR comes from the coding sequence ATGGACCAACAGGAACTCAAGCGCCGCGCACACGACCTCGACGTGACCGTCTGGGTCGGCAAGAGCGGCATCGACGCCGTCGTCGACGAACTCGACGACCAGCTAACCGACAGGGACCTCGTGAAGGTGAAATTCCTGCGGGCCGCCCGCGCCGGAAGTTCGACCGAGGAGAAAGCGGCCGATCTCGCCGAGCACGTCCACGCGGATCTCATCGATACGCGCGGGCACACCGCAGTGTTGCATCGATGA
- a CDS encoding ribonuclease P has protein sequence MDVAGERIERLHDLARAAAADGDADRARYYVRLARRVAERNRLTLPLAFRRSTCDQCDAYLRPGANARVRLRDGHVVVTCDCGAHARYPYEDRVSDED, from the coding sequence ATGGACGTCGCCGGTGAACGAATCGAGCGGCTTCACGACCTCGCTCGAGCGGCGGCAGCGGACGGCGACGCCGATCGAGCGCGCTACTACGTCCGCCTCGCGCGGCGAGTCGCGGAGCGAAACCGGCTCACGTTGCCCCTCGCGTTTCGTCGGTCCACGTGCGATCAGTGTGATGCGTATCTCCGGCCGGGGGCCAACGCTCGCGTCAGGTTACGGGACGGTCACGTCGTCGTCACCTGCGACTGCGGTGCGCACGCGAGATACCCGTACGAAGACCGCGTCTCCGACGAAGACTGA
- a CDS encoding ABC transporter substrate-binding protein — MNWNPTLPDDGLSRRSFLAAGATGAAITTSGCMNSVRSVVGQAGDNQLSLSIATVPAEGDKQSIQIARRLESNLKKAGMAVTLDVRSQSELLKAVLIDHDFDIYVGLHPADYDPDFLYETLHSTYANEAGWQNPFGLTNMAFDTLLERQRHSEGDQRKRDVQSVLKALAQAKPFDPICLPDEYRLARADRFEGWTEADLTTRHGYLGLEPADGVDQLHALRTDARATSNLNPLSATMRERNTTIDLLFDSLATVNNGEIEPWLATSWDWTEPDASEQESTLTATVTLHEDCQFHDGEPLTAEDVAFTYRFLEDTSLGRGPSSPAPRYQGHVDVIDEISVDDDAADGEYELLFSFKGGREAAKRAFTVPILPKHYWRDLVDRRTANGEFTAPQGRWIAVTGDHIPPVGSGPFQFDSRTQDEQLRLTRYEDHFTLREDVALPGPTVDELRFDIEPSSASAISRVADGNADVTASMLSAYTLDALPDSPDVEQLKSTSRTFYHIGFNVRNAPFSNTHFRRAVSQLIDKEAVVEDVFYGHATPVATPVTDEWVPESLEWNGEDPVLPFIGSNGELNVEAAKATFERAGFRYDDNGRLLGGY; from the coding sequence ATGAATTGGAACCCCACCCTCCCCGACGACGGTCTCAGCAGGCGGTCGTTCCTGGCGGCCGGCGCAACGGGGGCTGCAATCACGACGAGCGGCTGTATGAACAGCGTGCGAAGCGTGGTCGGTCAGGCCGGCGACAATCAGCTATCGCTCTCTATCGCGACGGTCCCGGCGGAAGGCGACAAGCAGAGCATCCAGATCGCGCGCCGTCTCGAGAGTAACCTCAAGAAGGCCGGTATGGCGGTCACACTTGACGTCCGCTCGCAATCGGAGCTGCTGAAAGCGGTCCTGATCGATCACGACTTCGATATCTACGTCGGTCTCCACCCCGCCGATTACGATCCGGACTTCCTCTACGAAACGCTCCACTCGACGTACGCGAACGAAGCCGGCTGGCAGAATCCATTCGGGCTCACCAACATGGCGTTCGACACGCTACTGGAGCGACAGCGCCACTCCGAGGGCGACCAGCGGAAGCGAGACGTCCAATCGGTCCTGAAAGCGCTGGCACAGGCGAAACCGTTTGACCCGATCTGTCTGCCCGACGAGTATCGCCTCGCCAGAGCGGATCGGTTCGAGGGCTGGACCGAAGCCGATCTCACGACCCGCCACGGCTATCTCGGTCTCGAGCCGGCGGACGGTGTCGATCAGCTCCACGCGCTCAGAACCGACGCTCGAGCGACGAGCAACCTCAACCCGCTCTCGGCGACGATGCGTGAGCGAAACACGACTATCGACCTGCTCTTCGATTCCCTGGCGACGGTCAACAACGGCGAGATAGAGCCGTGGTTGGCCACGTCCTGGGACTGGACGGAACCGGATGCCAGCGAGCAGGAATCGACGCTGACCGCGACAGTCACCCTCCACGAAGACTGTCAGTTCCACGACGGCGAGCCGCTGACCGCCGAGGATGTCGCCTTTACCTATCGGTTCCTCGAAGACACGTCGCTCGGACGAGGGCCCTCGTCGCCGGCACCGCGGTATCAGGGCCACGTCGACGTGATCGACGAGATCTCTGTCGACGACGACGCCGCCGATGGCGAGTACGAGCTGCTGTTCTCGTTCAAGGGCGGTCGGGAGGCCGCTAAGCGAGCGTTTACCGTCCCGATCCTGCCGAAACACTACTGGCGCGATCTCGTCGACCGACGAACTGCCAACGGCGAGTTCACCGCGCCGCAAGGCCGGTGGATCGCCGTCACGGGGGACCACATCCCGCCGGTCGGAAGCGGCCCGTTCCAGTTCGACAGTCGAACCCAGGACGAGCAACTCCGCCTCACCAGATACGAGGACCACTTTACGCTCCGTGAGGACGTGGCTCTCCCCGGGCCGACCGTCGACGAACTCCGATTCGATATCGAACCCAGCAGCGCGTCAGCGATCAGCCGGGTCGCCGACGGGAATGCGGACGTGACGGCCTCGATGCTCTCCGCATACACGTTGGACGCGCTTCCCGACTCCCCGGACGTCGAACAGTTGAAATCCACCTCGAGAACCTTCTACCATATCGGATTCAACGTCCGCAACGCACCCTTCAGCAACACGCACTTCCGACGCGCGGTTTCGCAATTGATCGACAAGGAAGCGGTCGTCGAGGACGTGTTCTACGGACACGCAACTCCCGTCGCAACGCCGGTCACCGACGAGTGGGTTCCCGAGAGCCTCGAGTGGAACGGTGAAGACCCCGTACTGCCGTTCATCGGGTCGAACGGGGAACTCAACGTCGAAGCGGCGAAAGCGACGTTCGAGAGAGCCGGCTTCCGGTACGATGATAACGGTCGGTTGCTTGGAGGCTACTAG
- a CDS encoding phosphatase PAP2 family protein — MLAEVLTQLVVVIAILVPVSIIVFIGRERLARTRSEWRTRLKTTAPVIAVLIVVLLINRVARQTAPKLSRQIGIRLTSAFYNIEGEFILVFQTIQTPETSAYFSSVYVYGYTFLLIFPVIAYFTLSDTRVFRRLLTAYALNYAIGLVLYIFVIAYGPRNLMPAELMERMLYNTNPEYQYLTREVNASTNVFPSLHTSLSATVAAFAWQTRSAFPKWFPIAVVLAASVAISTMYLGIHWGIDVAAGLLLAALCVSLSDRLVGRWTLEELATKVSDRFPWLQERLPSVQEQD; from the coding sequence ATGCTCGCCGAGGTGCTGACTCAGCTCGTCGTCGTAATCGCGATTCTGGTGCCGGTGTCGATCATCGTCTTCATCGGCCGTGAGCGCCTCGCTCGAACGCGCTCGGAGTGGCGGACTCGGCTCAAGACGACTGCCCCGGTGATCGCCGTGTTGATCGTCGTCTTACTGATCAACCGGGTCGCCCGACAGACCGCGCCGAAGCTATCGCGGCAGATCGGGATCCGCCTGACGTCGGCGTTTTACAATATCGAAGGGGAGTTCATCCTGGTCTTTCAGACGATTCAGACCCCGGAGACGTCAGCGTATTTCTCGTCGGTCTACGTCTACGGCTACACGTTCCTGCTGATCTTCCCGGTTATCGCCTACTTTACCCTCTCCGATACCCGGGTCTTTCGCCGCCTGTTGACGGCCTACGCCCTCAACTACGCGATCGGTCTCGTCCTGTATATCTTCGTGATCGCGTACGGTCCTCGGAATCTGATGCCCGCCGAACTCATGGAGCGGATGTTGTACAACACGAACCCAGAGTACCAGTATCTCACCCGCGAGGTCAACGCCAGCACGAACGTCTTCCCGTCGCTTCATACCTCGCTTTCGGCGACCGTCGCGGCGTTCGCGTGGCAAACGCGGTCCGCGTTTCCGAAGTGGTTCCCCATCGCGGTCGTGCTGGCGGCGAGCGTCGCGATTTCGACGATGTATCTCGGAATTCACTGGGGCATCGACGTCGCCGCGGGATTACTGCTCGCCGCCCTCTGTGTGAGCCTCTCGGATCGGCTCGTCGGTCGCTGGACGCTCGAGGAACTCGCTACAAAGGTCAGTGATCGATTCCCCTGGCTGCAGGAGCGACTCCCTTCGGTTCAGGAACAGGACTAA
- a CDS encoding ABC transporter substrate-binding protein, which produces MNGRRGVPKRSSRDTDGTSISRRAALAATAGLTVSTSGCMQRLRNLVTRDNIDQLSLTITTLPAESDRACIRIANGLEQTFTAAGIDVSLDVRSGIDFHRTVLYDHDFDICISRHPGGTDPDYLFQALYSRYADESGWQNPFGYTNLAVDDLLVKQRRAEGDERRQAVTSALEAIAVEQPFVPICIPEEHRAVRTDRFAGWSKDHLATRRGYLGLEPSVGVETLRATHTDARPTENLNPLAVDYRGRGTITELLYDSLATDDPTGTVHPWFAKSWDWDGATIDVRLRDGCEFHDGTSVTASDVKFTYEFLKDMSFEDGDIDSPAPRFRGQVESVETVDTRGRNRVEITVGTNRAVGERALLVPILPEHVWRDRTADARGPGTVSIAQGTTKAVVTNNMEPVGSGPFRFADRTEGERLTVERFDSHFTLDHDVDLPSPTVDEFSVGIAPSSKTAVQAVENDDADVTLSALEMNVIDGVSRSDGGQLVESPSWTFYFLGFNARNAPFSNPRFRRVLAQLIDKEWLVEEVFHGNARPVATPVIDEWVPESLEWNGSDPETPFLGTDGEINVNAAQMAFEDAGFRYDEQDRLRVRQ; this is translated from the coding sequence ATGAACGGACGACGTGGCGTCCCGAAACGCAGTAGCCGCGACACTGACGGCACATCCATCAGCCGTCGAGCCGCGCTCGCTGCGACCGCCGGTCTGACGGTCTCCACCAGCGGCTGTATGCAACGCCTCCGGAATCTCGTAACCCGGGACAATATCGACCAGCTCTCGCTAACGATCACTACCCTCCCCGCCGAAAGCGACAGAGCGTGCATCAGGATCGCGAACGGATTGGAACAGACGTTCACGGCAGCCGGAATCGATGTCTCCTTGGACGTTCGATCGGGCATCGACTTCCACCGGACGGTGCTGTACGACCACGATTTTGACATCTGTATCAGTCGTCATCCCGGCGGAACCGATCCCGACTACCTCTTCCAGGCGTTGTACTCGCGCTACGCCGACGAATCGGGCTGGCAGAACCCATTCGGCTACACTAACCTGGCCGTCGACGACCTCCTCGTGAAGCAACGCCGCGCCGAGGGCGATGAACGACGGCAGGCCGTCACGAGCGCACTCGAGGCGATCGCGGTCGAGCAGCCGTTCGTTCCGATCTGCATTCCTGAAGAACACCGAGCCGTCAGAACGGATCGATTCGCCGGCTGGAGCAAGGACCACCTCGCGACCCGTCGCGGCTATCTCGGTCTCGAGCCGTCGGTGGGCGTCGAGACGCTCCGCGCCACCCACACGGATGCCAGACCGACGGAAAATCTCAATCCGCTCGCGGTCGACTATCGCGGTCGCGGAACGATTACCGAGTTGCTCTACGACTCGCTGGCGACGGACGATCCCACTGGCACCGTCCACCCGTGGTTCGCAAAATCGTGGGACTGGGACGGAGCGACGATCGATGTCCGACTGCGAGACGGGTGCGAGTTCCACGACGGCACGTCGGTAACCGCCAGCGACGTCAAGTTCACGTACGAGTTTCTCAAAGACATGTCCTTCGAGGATGGGGATATCGACTCTCCAGCCCCCCGGTTCCGCGGTCAGGTCGAATCCGTCGAGACGGTCGACACCCGGGGCCGCAATCGCGTCGAGATTACGGTCGGGACGAATCGAGCGGTCGGCGAACGCGCCCTTCTCGTTCCGATACTCCCCGAACACGTCTGGCGCGACCGGACAGCCGACGCCAGGGGACCAGGCACTGTCAGCATCGCTCAGGGGACCACGAAGGCGGTCGTGACGAACAATATGGAACCGGTCGGAAGCGGCCCGTTCCGGTTCGCGGACCGAACCGAAGGCGAACGGCTCACCGTAGAACGGTTCGACTCTCACTTTACACTCGACCACGACGTCGATCTGCCGTCACCGACCGTCGACGAGTTCTCGGTCGGAATCGCCCCGAGCAGTAAAACGGCGGTTCAGGCCGTCGAGAACGACGACGCCGACGTCACGCTGTCGGCACTCGAGATGAACGTCATCGACGGCGTCAGCAGATCCGACGGTGGCCAGCTGGTCGAATCGCCGTCGTGGACGTTCTACTTCCTCGGCTTCAACGCGCGGAACGCACCGTTCAGTAACCCACGGTTCCGGCGCGTCCTCGCGCAGTTGATCGACAAGGAGTGGCTGGTGGAAGAGGTGTTCCACGGAAACGCACGACCCGTGGCGACGCCAGTCATCGACGAGTGGGTTCCCGAGAGCCTCGAGTGGAACGGGAGCGACCCCGAAACGCCGTTCCTTGGAACGGACGGAGAGATAAACGTCAACGCGGCACAAATGGCGTTCGAAGACGCTGGCTTCCGATACGACGAGCAGGACCGACTCCGCGTCAGACAGTGA